A single window of Leptolyngbya ohadii IS1 DNA harbors:
- a CDS encoding hybrid sensor histidine kinase/response regulator, which yields MQNDAAIADHQRLLTVLTVDDNEATRYMVARMLRQAGFEVKEAATGEEALRLAAEQPDLILLDVKLPDISGLEVCRRIKNNPITAGIPVLHLSANFVSPASKAEGLEGGADGYLTQPIEPMELVAAVRAFLRNYLQKQTLHQAQMELEAKVQERTAEIAAMNQRLQAEIAERRQTEAALQDSESRFRAIFDQTFQFVGLLKPDGTLLEANQTAMDFGGISREQVIDRPFWEAFWWCHSAAAQTQLQRAIQEAAAGRFIRYKVEVQGNNGVRATIDFSLKPLRDQFGQTAMLIAEGRDITELERAQAALQAAHAELEKRVEARTAELLQANQSLQQEIHDRQQAQAALQDSENRLRSFVEANVIGILFGTVTGEILETNDKFLDMIGYSREEMEAGWIGWKEITPPEFLPLDEMGIAEAKATGTCTPYEKEYIRKDGSRIPVLIGYVLLGQERHHSVVFILDITERKQVERDRQQLLEQEQTARLKAEELNRLKDEFIATVSHELRTPLNAILGWSRLLQSRRLEEATVNRALETIERNARVQAQLVEDLLEVSRLIRGKIKLHVRSVNLAEVIRAALNTVMLAAEAKRIRLELSCPIEVSIAGDSDRLQQVVWNLLSNAIKFTPEGGRVQVRLEQVSREVGSGEWAVGSREAQGSNGAGKQPSSLAHESNDFPSSPDYSPTPSLPTPYSPTPLPTPSLPTPYSPSFAQIAITDTGQGIDPEFLPHVFDRFRQADGSTTRVQGGLGLGLAIVRQLVELHGGAVLVNSAGRNQGTTFTVRLPLTSGVNSANGSASNGKVAPDPSSLNRSPMAAEFPCLSGVQVLAVDDEPDAREFVSEVLSQCGAVVTVASSTQEALTLLEHGSYDILLSDIGMPGSDGYALIQHIRSNPSTHFCRIPAIALTAYARVEDRVRALNAGFQNHVPKPVEPIELAAVVANLMGVQSPICPAKLPS from the coding sequence ATGCAAAACGATGCTGCGATCGCTGATCATCAGCGGCTCCTCACCGTTCTAACCGTGGACGACAACGAAGCAACCCGCTATATGGTTGCCCGGATGTTGCGTCAGGCGGGTTTTGAAGTCAAGGAAGCTGCGACGGGGGAGGAAGCGCTGCGTCTGGCTGCCGAACAGCCTGACCTGATTTTGCTCGATGTGAAGCTGCCCGATATCAGCGGTTTAGAGGTCTGTCGCCGCATCAAAAACAACCCGATAACGGCAGGAATTCCAGTTCTACATCTGTCGGCAAACTTTGTTAGCCCAGCATCCAAAGCAGAAGGGCTGGAAGGGGGGGCAGATGGCTATCTAACTCAGCCGATCGAACCGATGGAGCTGGTCGCGGCAGTTCGGGCTTTCCTGCGAAACTATCTGCAAAAGCAAACCCTGCATCAGGCGCAGATGGAACTGGAGGCAAAGGTTCAGGAACGCACGGCAGAAATTGCCGCCATGAACCAGCGACTTCAAGCCGAAATTGCTGAGCGACGCCAGACCGAGGCTGCCCTGCAAGACAGCGAATCTCGCTTTCGCGCTATTTTTGACCAGACGTTCCAGTTTGTTGGGCTGCTGAAGCCAGATGGAACCTTGCTGGAAGCCAATCAAACTGCCATGGATTTTGGTGGCATTAGCCGCGAACAGGTGATCGATCGTCCTTTCTGGGAAGCCTTCTGGTGGTGCCACTCTGCCGCAGCCCAAACGCAACTTCAGCGGGCGATCCAGGAAGCTGCCGCCGGGAGATTTATTCGCTACAAGGTTGAAGTCCAGGGCAACAACGGGGTTCGGGCAACGATCGACTTTTCCCTCAAGCCACTGCGCGACCAATTCGGGCAAACGGCGATGCTGATTGCTGAAGGACGAGACATCACCGAACTGGAACGGGCACAGGCGGCACTGCAAGCTGCCCATGCCGAGCTTGAGAAACGAGTCGAAGCCCGGACTGCGGAACTGCTTCAGGCAAATCAGTCGCTTCAGCAGGAAATCCACGATCGCCAGCAGGCGCAAGCTGCCCTGCAAGACAGCGAGAATCGGCTGCGGAGTTTTGTGGAAGCCAATGTGATTGGCATTCTGTTTGGCACGGTCACAGGCGAGATCCTGGAAACCAACGACAAGTTCCTCGACATGATTGGCTACAGCCGCGAGGAGATGGAAGCCGGTTGGATTGGGTGGAAGGAAATCACGCCGCCGGAATTTTTGCCCCTGGACGAAATGGGCATTGCGGAAGCAAAGGCAACGGGAACCTGCACTCCCTACGAAAAGGAATATATTCGCAAAGACGGTAGCCGGATTCCTGTTCTGATCGGCTACGTGCTGTTGGGGCAGGAACGTCATCACTCCGTTGTCTTTATTCTGGACATTACCGAGCGCAAGCAGGTTGAACGAGATCGGCAGCAGCTTTTAGAGCAGGAGCAAACCGCCCGCCTCAAAGCAGAGGAACTGAACCGCCTCAAGGATGAATTTATTGCCACCGTCTCCCACGAACTGCGAACTCCCCTGAACGCCATTCTGGGCTGGTCGCGGCTATTGCAGTCCCGCCGTCTGGAGGAGGCAACGGTCAACCGGGCACTGGAAACGATCGAGCGCAACGCCAGAGTGCAGGCGCAGCTCGTTGAGGATTTGCTGGAAGTCTCCCGGCTGATTCGCGGCAAGATCAAGCTCCACGTCCGATCGGTCAATCTGGCAGAGGTGATTCGTGCCGCCCTCAACACGGTCATGCTTGCCGCAGAAGCCAAGCGTATTCGCCTGGAACTGAGTTGCCCCATCGAAGTCTCGATCGCCGGTGATAGCGATCGCCTCCAGCAGGTTGTCTGGAATCTGTTGTCCAACGCCATTAAATTTACGCCGGAGGGGGGCAGGGTGCAGGTGCGGCTGGAGCAGGTCAGTAGAGAGGTGGGCAGTGGGGAGTGGGCAGTGGGGAGTAGAGAGGCACAGGGAAGCAATGGAGCCGGCAAGCAACCAAGTTCTCTAGCCCATGAAAGCAACGATTTTCCCTCATCCCCCGACTACTCTCCTACTCCCTCACTCCCTACTCCCTACTCTCCCACTCCCTTACCTACTCCCTCACTCCCTACTCCCTACTCTCCCTCCTTCGCCCAAATTGCCATCACCGATACCGGACAGGGCATCGACCCGGAATTTTTGCCCCATGTGTTCGATCGCTTCCGGCAGGCGGACGGTTCCACGACTCGCGTTCAGGGAGGGCTGGGGCTGGGGCTGGCGATCGTGCGGCAGTTGGTAGAACTACATGGCGGCGCGGTTTTGGTGAATAGTGCAGGCAGGAATCAGGGCACCACGTTTACGGTGAGACTGCCTCTGACGAGTGGGGTTAATTCTGCAAACGGCTCTGCTTCCAATGGCAAGGTAGCGCCCGATCCCTCGTCCCTGAATCGATCGCCGATGGCTGCGGAATTTCCCTGTCTGTCTGGGGTGCAGGTGCTGGCGGTGGATGATGAGCCTGATGCCAGGGAGTTTGTGAGTGAGGTTTTAAGCCAGTGCGGTGCGGTCGTAACCGTTGCGAGTTCTACGCAAGAGGCGCTGACACTGCTGGAACACGGCAGCTATGATATTTTGCTCAGCGATATTGGAATGCCCGGCTCCGACGGCTATGCGCTAATACAGCATATTCGATCGAACCCTTCTACCCATTTCTGCCGGATTCCAGCGATCGCCCTGACTGCCTATGCACGGGTAGAGGATCGGGTTCGGGCACTCAATGCCGGATTTCAGAATCATGTGCCAAAACCCGTAGAGCCGATCGAACTGGCAGCAGTGGTGGCAAACCTGATGGGCGTTCAATCCCCAATCTGCCCAGCGAAACTTCCTTCCTGA
- a CDS encoding STAS domain-containing protein, whose protein sequence is MGQFLLVTIQVDMHDRLALTLQDDLTDRIVKTEAKGVLIDISALEIVDSFIGRILSNIATMSRILDAETVVVGMQPAVAITLVELGLSLPGVRTALNIERGMALLQASLGRSAPGQSVEGQSVEGQASRGQSAGEKGNHARS, encoded by the coding sequence ATGGGTCAGTTTCTCCTGGTCACAATCCAGGTCGATATGCACGATCGCCTTGCCCTGACTCTGCAAGATGATTTGACCGATCGCATCGTTAAAACCGAAGCGAAGGGGGTTTTAATCGACATTTCTGCGCTGGAGATTGTTGATTCGTTTATCGGGCGAATTCTCAGCAACATTGCGACCATGTCCCGTATTCTGGATGCCGAAACGGTAGTTGTGGGTATGCAGCCTGCGGTGGCGATTACGCTGGTAGAACTGGGGCTATCCCTACCGGGTGTGCGAACGGCGCTCAACATAGAACGGGGAATGGCATTGCTGCAAGCTTCGCTGGGACGATCTGCGCCAGGACAGTCTGTAGAGGGACAGTCTGTAGAGGGACAGGCGTCACGGGGACAGTCTGCGGGGGAGAAAGGCAACCATGCCCGATCGTGA
- a CDS encoding ATP-binding protein, producing the protein MPPTFPLLTVEVRFEQDLVLARQRARQIANLLGFDAQEQTRIATAVSEVVRNGVKVAGSSRVEFSVGGSPQAFQAAIILAVQRDNYSPSNRNTNENSDGNRSGNSSRSSNGNSNGNRGDSSDEKNAGNSLSEAQFTEAQSSEAHSEGIMAAQRLVDEVQIKTHRGRSIVVLLKQLPRQLPSVTRAQLIQIGDELARQSSQDPYIEIQQQNQELLRTLEALQQRQEELAQLNQELEDTNRGVLALYAELNEKAESLQKASELKTRFLSNISHEFRTPLYAVLSLSKMLLSHMDGDLTEEQEKQVTLIRKSAESLADLVNDLLDLAKVESGKVDLRIVTVEVQEVFSALRGMMRPLLGHNSAVSLVFEDAAPLPKLQTDEGKLSQILRNLISNALKYTEQGEVRVTARLARSEMVVAGMPDDFSRREFLQAFPQEATRLCQQHEAIVFTVADTGIGIDPADQQRIFEEFVQVENPLQQRVKGTGLGLPLCKRLAELLGGRIDLDSAPGQGSRFSVTLPLLLAQPLAEAGATLAPNSGTAADAGAAGFSLPRILLIDDDEVFRYTMRRYLGQSCQLMEAADGQTGLSLAQTAQPQVILLDLIMPEVTGFDVLRSLQQNSVTRSIPVIIMTSKLLTQPEQQELQSAAAILAKLDGSRIDRLSAGKANRSGSVQPSPPGSDRSSEPLQGVSSELKTVLQQLGLDLNPLS; encoded by the coding sequence ATGCCCCCCACCTTCCCCCTCCTCACCGTCGAAGTTCGCTTTGAACAAGATCTAGTCCTCGCCCGCCAGCGTGCCCGCCAGATTGCGAATTTGCTGGGGTTCGATGCTCAGGAGCAGACGCGAATTGCCACTGCCGTTTCAGAAGTGGTACGCAACGGGGTTAAGGTGGCAGGCAGCAGCAGGGTTGAGTTTTCAGTCGGCGGGTCGCCCCAGGCATTTCAAGCGGCGATCATCCTGGCAGTTCAGCGGGACAATTACTCTCCCAGTAACAGAAACACGAACGAAAACAGTGACGGAAACCGCAGCGGTAACAGCAGTAGGAGCAGTAATGGAAACAGTAACGGAAACCGGGGTGACAGCAGCGATGAAAAAAACGCCGGGAACAGCCTCAGTGAAGCCCAGTTTACTGAAGCACAAAGCAGTGAAGCCCATTCCGAGGGAATAATGGCAGCCCAGCGGCTTGTGGATGAGGTACAGATCAAAACTCATCGGGGGCGATCGATCGTCGTTCTCCTGAAGCAGCTTCCGCGACAGTTACCGAGCGTGACTCGCGCCCAGCTAATTCAGATTGGGGACGAGCTGGCAAGGCAGAGTTCTCAAGATCCCTACATTGAAATCCAGCAGCAAAATCAGGAACTTCTGCGAACCCTGGAGGCTTTACAGCAGCGGCAGGAGGAACTGGCTCAGCTGAATCAGGAATTGGAGGATACCAATCGCGGCGTGCTGGCTCTTTATGCAGAACTGAACGAAAAAGCCGAATCGCTTCAGAAAGCCAGTGAACTGAAAACCCGCTTTTTGTCCAATATTAGCCACGAGTTTCGCACCCCCCTCTATGCAGTGCTAAGCCTGTCGAAAATGCTGCTAAGCCATATGGATGGCGACCTGACTGAGGAGCAGGAAAAGCAGGTGACGCTGATTCGCAAATCGGCAGAGTCGCTGGCAGATCTGGTAAACGATCTGCTCGATCTGGCAAAGGTTGAGTCGGGGAAAGTGGATCTGCGAATTGTCACGGTTGAGGTACAGGAGGTCTTTAGCGCCCTGCGCGGCATGATGCGTCCGCTGTTGGGTCACAATTCAGCAGTGTCGCTGGTGTTTGAAGATGCTGCCCCTTTACCCAAGCTGCAAACCGATGAGGGGAAGCTGTCCCAAATTCTGCGAAACCTGATCTCCAATGCCCTGAAATACACGGAGCAGGGTGAGGTGCGGGTTACGGCTCGGTTAGCCAGATCAGAAATGGTCGTCGCAGGAATGCCGGATGATTTTTCCAGACGCGAGTTCCTCCAGGCTTTTCCCCAGGAGGCGACCCGCCTTTGTCAGCAGCACGAAGCGATCGTTTTCACGGTGGCAGATACGGGCATTGGCATCGACCCAGCAGATCAGCAGCGCATCTTTGAGGAGTTTGTGCAGGTCGAAAATCCGCTTCAGCAGCGGGTTAAGGGAACGGGGTTAGGACTACCCCTGTGCAAACGGCTGGCGGAACTGCTGGGCGGCAGAATAGACCTGGATAGCGCTCCTGGTCAGGGATCGCGATTTTCGGTGACGCTGCCTCTCCTGTTAGCCCAGCCGCTGGCAGAAGCTGGAGCCACCCTCGCCCCCAATTCTGGAACCGCAGCCGATGCTGGAGCAGCCGGATTCTCCCTGCCTAGAATTCTGCTGATTGATGATGATGAGGTCTTCCGCTACACGATGCGCCGCTATTTAGGACAATCCTGTCAGCTGATGGAAGCGGCGGATGGGCAAACGGGACTGTCACTGGCGCAAACCGCACAGCCCCAGGTGATTTTGCTGGATTTGATCATGCCGGAAGTAACCGGATTTGATGTCCTTCGATCGCTTCAGCAGAATTCGGTGACACGATCGATTCCGGTGATTATCATGACCTCTAAATTGCTGACCCAGCCCGAACAGCAGGAACTTCAGTCGGCAGCGGCAATTCTCGCCAAGCTAGACGGCAGCAGAATCGATCGTCTTTCCGCAGGGAAGGCAAACCGCTCTGGGTCTGTCCAGCCCTCTCCACCGGGAAGCGATCGATCGTCTGAACCATTGCAGGGTGTTTCGTCTGAGCTAAAGACCGTGCTTCAGCAGCTAGGGCTGGATCTCAACCCTCTCTCCTGA
- a CDS encoding anti-sigma regulatory factor codes for MPDREVLLLRDSADIVLVRQKARAFAVQLGFSLVEQTKIVTAVSELARNTVDYGGGGSVTLEVLMSSRIGLRFVFEDQGPGIVDINLALQDGYTTGKGLGLGLSGAKRLMHDFDIASEPGKGTRVEITRWR; via the coding sequence ATGCCCGATCGTGAAGTCCTGCTGCTCAGAGACTCTGCGGATATTGTGCTGGTGCGCCAGAAGGCGCGTGCGTTTGCTGTGCAGCTCGGCTTTAGTCTGGTAGAACAAACCAAAATCGTGACTGCTGTGAGTGAACTGGCTCGCAACACGGTCGATTATGGCGGCGGTGGTTCTGTCACTCTGGAAGTGCTGATGTCTTCTCGAATCGGACTGCGGTTTGTGTTTGAAGATCAGGGACCGGGGATTGTGGATATTAATCTGGCGCTCCAGGATGGCTATACAACGGGGAAGGGCTTGGGGCTGGGGCTGAGCGGCGCGAAACGGCTAATGCACGATTTTGACATTGCTTCGGAGCCAGGAAAGGGAACCAGAGTGGAAATCACCCGCTGGCGATAG
- a CDS encoding ATP-binding SpoIIE family protein phosphatase has product MTALNRTCIVLPIVESSQVGDARRQAVVMAGRLGFGETAQGRVAIVLTELAQNLVKHAQDGELVLQPVEWGGEVGIEVLAIDKGPGIRNVAQCLQDGYSTVGTAGTGLGAIQRQSAQFELYTLPGVGTALMVRLMPTLSSPLEQNWLMVSGINRAKAGEVVSGDTWAVLHQPDYAHLGKPSPRTLILVGDGLGSGLAAAEASQAAVRVMQDNDHLSPKAILQLAHPVLRNTRGAAVSIAAIYPEAGFLQYAGVGNVSGAIVTDGKSRSLVSYNGTIGLQFRKVEEFTYEWSPGSILILSTDGLSNQWSLSSYPGLAARHPTLIAATLYRDFRRSRDDVTILAAKSPLSDDRTPPIGGQDAHPTGI; this is encoded by the coding sequence ATGACTGCATTGAACCGCACCTGCATTGTATTGCCGATCGTCGAGTCCAGTCAGGTTGGAGATGCCCGACGGCAGGCAGTGGTAATGGCAGGTCGGCTCGGATTTGGGGAGACGGCTCAGGGGCGGGTAGCAATCGTCCTGACGGAACTGGCGCAAAATCTGGTGAAACACGCTCAGGACGGGGAGCTGGTTTTGCAGCCGGTTGAGTGGGGCGGGGAAGTCGGGATTGAAGTCCTGGCGATCGACAAAGGACCCGGAATCCGCAATGTGGCGCAATGCTTGCAGGACGGCTACTCAACCGTTGGCACCGCTGGCACGGGTCTGGGCGCAATTCAGCGGCAGTCCGCTCAGTTTGAACTTTATACGCTTCCGGGCGTTGGCACTGCTCTCATGGTCAGACTGATGCCCACCCTCAGCAGCCCACTGGAGCAAAATTGGCTCATGGTCAGCGGTATCAATCGCGCTAAAGCGGGCGAAGTCGTTTCTGGCGATACCTGGGCAGTCCTCCATCAGCCTGATTATGCCCACCTGGGCAAACCGTCCCCCCGCACGCTGATCCTGGTGGGCGATGGATTGGGATCGGGCTTAGCCGCCGCCGAAGCATCCCAGGCAGCCGTTCGGGTGATGCAGGACAATGACCATCTCAGCCCCAAAGCGATTCTACAGCTTGCCCATCCCGTCCTTCGCAATACCAGGGGAGCGGCTGTCTCGATCGCAGCTATCTACCCAGAGGCGGGTTTTCTCCAGTACGCCGGAGTTGGTAACGTCAGTGGTGCAATCGTTACTGATGGCAAAAGTCGCAGCCTTGTTTCCTATAACGGCACGATCGGACTTCAGTTTCGCAAAGTTGAAGAATTCACCTATGAATGGTCGCCCGGCTCTATCCTGATCCTCTCCACCGACGGACTCTCCAACCAGTGGTCGCTGTCCTCCTACCCTGGACTCGCCGCCCGCCACCCCACCCTGATCGCTGCTACCCTCTACCGCGACTTCCGCCGATCGCGAGACGACGTTACCATCCTCGCCGCCAAATCCCCACTCTCTGACGATCGAACGCCCCCGATCGGCGGGCAAGATGCCCACCCCACAGGAATTTAA